A single Natranaerobius thermophilus JW/NM-WN-LF DNA region contains:
- a CDS encoding DUF421 domain-containing protein, whose amino-acid sequence MALTIFLRTVVIYFTILLIMRILGKREVGQLSTFDLVVSIMIAEISVVTIEDETMPIYIGVIPLFTLMSLEVLFVKWGLKNKLVQKLITGTPSVVIERGRILENELRKVRFDLNDLISQLRQQNVHNIRDVEYAIVEPSGQMSVITKSDKRPVTRQDLNIQTSFDGIPVHLIMDGEIEYGHLQELNLSEEWLVSELNKRGFDSPQEIFYACLDTQFNLYVSPMDKYAYKQKTPPPSSSSSS is encoded by the coding sequence TTGGCTTTAACCATATTTCTCAGAACTGTTGTAATATATTTCACCATATTATTGATTATGAGGATCTTAGGTAAGCGTGAAGTTGGTCAACTGTCTACTTTTGACCTGGTTGTTTCAATCATGATTGCCGAGATTTCCGTTGTCACTATAGAAGATGAAACCATGCCCATTTATATCGGTGTCATTCCTTTATTTACTTTAATGAGCTTAGAAGTTCTTTTTGTCAAATGGGGGCTGAAGAATAAACTCGTGCAAAAGTTGATTACTGGGACCCCTAGTGTGGTTATTGAAAGGGGTAGAATTTTGGAAAATGAGTTGCGGAAAGTCAGGTTTGATTTAAATGACCTAATTTCTCAGCTTCGTCAGCAGAATGTACACAATATTAGAGATGTGGAATACGCTATAGTGGAGCCAAGTGGGCAGATGAGTGTTATCACCAAAAGTGATAAACGACCGGTGACTAGACAAGATTTAAATATTCAAACATCCTTTGACGGTATCCCGGTTCACTTGATCATGGATGGGGAAATAGAATATGGGCATTTACAAGAACTTAATTTATCCGAGGAATGGTTAGTAAGTGAGCTAAACAAGCGCGGTTTTGACTCTCCTCAGGAAATTTTTTATGCGTGTTTAGATACCCAATTTAATCTATATGTAAGTCCTATGGATAAATACGCTTATAAACAAAAAACGCCGCCTCCTTCCTCCTCATCATCTTCTTGA
- a CDS encoding DUF362 domain-containing protein, translating to MENKLVKVGIERCLDYKHEQLKSTVIKTLNYFGGLEKLVNQGDKVLLKVNLLSPKEPEQAVTTHPQLVKVICELVKELGANPIVGDSSGGMTSKGSRTNRAFQISGIQQAAEEAGAEIVNFDEAGSVEMTSQVQGNTYQFYVAQPVIEADVIINLPKLKTHGLTYFTGAVKNMYGVLPGNQKRDLHRKYPDTDEFSRLLSVLYDTVKPDLTIMDGIWSMEGNGPSAGTRKDLGLILASKDGVALDEVACNIIGFRPLQVKTTRMAQALEFGTADLGQISLPDNISKYRVDNFQLPDTRFVEMVPSWLTRAVINQLRTVPQIDSNSCAHCGICQKSCPVDAIKTQRSTNGDKNLYTITPDNCIECYCCHELCPEKAVNIEFRGKLGKLINRLQFFMNFI from the coding sequence TTGGAAAATAAACTTGTAAAAGTTGGTATAGAAAGATGTTTAGATTACAAACATGAACAACTTAAATCAACCGTCATCAAAACCCTTAATTACTTCGGTGGATTAGAGAAATTAGTTAATCAAGGTGATAAAGTCTTACTGAAAGTTAATCTGTTGAGCCCTAAAGAACCAGAACAAGCAGTCACTACCCACCCACAACTTGTGAAAGTTATTTGCGAACTAGTTAAAGAACTAGGAGCTAATCCCATAGTAGGTGATTCATCCGGTGGTATGACCAGTAAAGGCTCAAGGACGAACAGGGCTTTTCAGATTAGCGGTATACAACAGGCGGCTGAGGAAGCGGGTGCGGAAATTGTAAATTTTGATGAAGCTGGCTCTGTAGAAATGACTTCTCAAGTCCAAGGTAATACTTATCAATTCTATGTAGCTCAACCTGTTATAGAAGCTGATGTTATAATCAACCTGCCTAAACTAAAAACCCACGGCCTGACGTATTTCACTGGGGCAGTTAAAAATATGTACGGAGTTTTACCTGGGAATCAAAAGCGGGATTTACACAGAAAATATCCAGATACCGATGAGTTCTCACGCTTATTATCTGTTTTATACGATACGGTCAAACCTGATTTGACAATTATGGATGGAATTTGGTCTATGGAAGGAAATGGTCCTTCGGCTGGTACTAGAAAAGACTTGGGTTTAATTTTGGCAAGTAAAGATGGAGTGGCCCTTGATGAAGTAGCGTGTAATATTATCGGCTTTCGTCCACTACAAGTAAAAACTACCAGGATGGCACAAGCATTGGAATTTGGAACGGCAGATTTAGGTCAAATTAGTTTGCCTGACAATATTTCTAAATATCGCGTTGATAATTTTCAATTACCTGATACCAGGTTTGTTGAAATGGTACCATCCTGGCTGACTCGAGCTGTAATTAACCAGTTAAGAACTGTCCCTCAAATAGATAGTAATAGCTGTGCTCACTGCGGTATCTGCCAAAAAAGTTGTCCTGTTGATGCTATTAAAACACAACGAAGCACTAATGGAGATAAAAATCTCTATACTATAACACCTGATAATTGTATTGAATGTTACTGTTGTCATGAACTCTGTCCTGAAAAGGCTGTAAATATTGAATTTCGCGGAAAGCTAGGAAAACTAATTAATCGCTTGCAATTCTTTATGAATTTTATTTAG
- a CDS encoding DUF1576 domain-containing protein has product MLLYLCALIIAGFIFGFEEGFIQDLREITTVPAVLVTDFFVVGSLGAALVNSGLVGIVGLFFAFFLKVPIKGPIIAAIFTMAGFSFLGKTIINIWPIFLGVWLYAKTQRETIHHYILNALFGTALAPIASSVSFGLGLGIWGGLILGALGGFLVPPLAGHFLATHQGMNLYNIGFTAGFVGTLFAGLFRGFGASKDLVEMWGTGFNPAIFIPLTIYLSSMIIVGLILNKGQLKPYFEIHKMSGALVSDFVTQKGIGSTLMNMGIVGLIGTLYVIIVGGELNGPSMAGIFTIVGFGAFGKHSLNMTPVMLGAFLSLQLFHWSPTEAGPILGVLFGTTLAPISGSFGPIAGIIAGFLHMSMVMNVGYLHGGLNLYNNGFAGGLVATMMVGVLKHFQTDSEKEGD; this is encoded by the coding sequence GTGCTATTGTATTTATGTGCTTTAATTATTGCTGGTTTTATTTTTGGCTTTGAGGAAGGATTCATTCAAGATTTACGTGAAATCACCACAGTACCAGCTGTTCTAGTTACTGACTTTTTTGTTGTTGGAAGTTTAGGAGCTGCTCTTGTAAACTCTGGTCTTGTAGGAATTGTAGGTTTGTTTTTTGCATTTTTCTTGAAAGTTCCTATCAAAGGACCCATAATTGCAGCTATTTTTACAATGGCTGGCTTTTCTTTTTTGGGAAAGACTATTATTAATATTTGGCCGATATTTTTAGGGGTATGGCTATATGCAAAAACCCAAAGGGAAACTATCCACCATTACATTTTAAATGCTTTATTTGGAACTGCCCTTGCGCCTATAGCTTCAAGTGTTTCCTTTGGTCTCGGTTTAGGAATTTGGGGAGGTTTGATATTAGGAGCTTTAGGAGGTTTTTTAGTGCCACCCCTAGCCGGACATTTCCTAGCTACTCATCAAGGTATGAACTTATATAATATTGGCTTTACAGCAGGTTTTGTGGGCACTTTATTTGCGGGCTTATTTAGAGGTTTTGGAGCTAGTAAGGATCTGGTAGAAATGTGGGGTACCGGCTTTAACCCGGCAATATTTATACCATTAACAATATATTTAAGTTCCATGATAATTGTCGGACTAATCTTAAACAAAGGTCAGTTAAAACCTTATTTTGAAATTCATAAAATGTCCGGTGCTCTGGTCTCGGATTTTGTCACGCAAAAAGGTATTGGATCAACTCTTATGAATATGGGAATAGTAGGTTTAATAGGTACCCTTTACGTAATAATTGTAGGAGGAGAGCTAAATGGACCAAGTATGGCGGGAATATTTACCATAGTAGGATTCGGTGCTTTTGGTAAACATTCCTTAAATATGACCCCAGTAATGCTAGGAGCTTTCCTTTCCTTACAGCTGTTTCACTGGAGTCCCACTGAAGCCGGGCCAATTTTAGGAGTATTATTTGGGACAACCCTTGCCCCGATTTCAGGTAGTTTTGGACCAATAGCCGGAATCATTGCCGGATTTTTACACATGTCTATGGTAATGAACGTAGGATATTTACATGGAGGATTAAATCTCTATAATAACGGCTTCGCTGGTGGTTTAGTAGCCACTATGATGGTAGGTGTATTAAAGCATTTCCAAACTGATTCCGAAAAGGAGGGTGACTGA
- a CDS encoding cold-shock protein, which produces MRGTVKWFDPKKGYGFIEKEDDGEDVFVHFSAIQQEGFKTLEEGQKVEFEVTQGDKGPQAENVVVMEG; this is translated from the coding sequence ATGAGAGGAACTGTTAAATGGTTCGATCCTAAAAAAGGTTATGGTTTTATTGAGAAGGAAGATGATGGAGAAGATGTTTTTGTCCACTTTTCAGCCATTCAACAAGAAGGCTTTAAGACCCTAGAAGAGGGTCAAAAAGTGGAGTTTGAAGTTACCCAAGGGGACAAGGGACCCCAAGCTGAAAATGTTGTAGTCATGGAAGGTTAG
- a CDS encoding aldo/keto reductase, whose protein sequence is MQFRTIPKLNISVSALGFGCLRFPIHNNDYENIDEEQTIKLLRHAIDNNINFIDTAYPYHGGNSETVVGKALQNGYRDKVYLATKLPVPKMESEEDFDKFLDEQLQKLNTDWIDFYFLHALNPVNWEKTNKFNLLTKLDKAKQEGKIRYPAFSFHAGTELFKEIIDAYDWPLTLVQFNYLDEYHQAGIEGIKYAAQNDVGVAIMEPLRGGRLGQNLPHEANNLFNSVNENRSPAQWALSWVLNYPEVTTVLSGMNSFKQLKENMTIATDTYPNSMTREELKTIEDVKEIYKERIQIGCTDCRYCLPCEPENIPISSIFNLYNELHLFKDQDKAKQTYQKLIDGERDGGRCIECGACEQECPQDIHIRSWLNKIHKELQAIN, encoded by the coding sequence ATGCAATTTCGAACAATTCCCAAATTAAACATTTCTGTATCTGCTTTGGGTTTCGGATGTTTGAGATTCCCTATCCACAATAATGACTACGAAAATATTGACGAAGAACAAACCATTAAATTGCTCCGTCACGCCATAGACAATAATATTAACTTTATCGATACTGCATATCCATATCATGGAGGCAATAGTGAAACAGTAGTAGGAAAAGCATTACAAAATGGTTATCGAGATAAAGTTTATCTAGCCACCAAGTTACCTGTACCCAAAATGGAAAGTGAAGAGGATTTCGATAAATTTTTGGATGAACAACTTCAAAAACTAAATACAGATTGGATTGATTTCTATTTCTTACATGCTTTGAATCCTGTGAACTGGGAAAAAACAAATAAATTTAATTTATTAACCAAGCTAGACAAAGCTAAACAGGAAGGTAAAATAAGATATCCTGCCTTTTCCTTTCATGCCGGTACCGAATTATTTAAAGAAATCATTGATGCTTACGACTGGCCATTAACACTTGTTCAATTTAATTATCTGGACGAGTATCATCAAGCTGGTATAGAAGGAATCAAATATGCTGCCCAAAATGATGTCGGAGTAGCTATTATGGAACCTCTTCGTGGTGGTCGGCTGGGCCAAAACCTTCCCCATGAAGCGAATAACTTGTTTAACTCAGTTAACGAGAATCGTTCTCCCGCTCAATGGGCTTTAAGTTGGGTATTAAACTATCCAGAAGTCACCACTGTATTGAGCGGAATGAATAGCTTTAAACAGTTAAAAGAAAATATGACCATAGCTACAGATACTTATCCCAATAGCATGACTAGAGAAGAACTTAAAACCATCGAAGATGTTAAAGAAATATATAAGGAGCGAATTCAAATAGGGTGTACTGATTGTAGATATTGCCTGCCCTGCGAACCGGAAAACATTCCAATTTCATCGATTTTCAACCTGTACAATGAGCTGCACTTATTTAAGGATCAAGACAAAGCCAAACAGACTTATCAAAAATTAATCGACGGAGAAAGAGATGGAGGAAGATGCATAGAATGTGGAGCTTGTGAACAGGAGTGCCCACAAGATATACACATCAGAAGCTGGCTAAATAAAATTCATAAAGAATTGCAAGCGATTAATTAG
- a CDS encoding protein-L-isoaspartate(D-aspartate) O-methyltransferase — translation MKDKFSAQREKMVQKQLAKRDIEDPKVLDAFRKVPREEFITESKQHQAYGDHPLPIGHGQTISQPYIVAMMTQALEPSSHDIVLEVGTGSGYQTAILAELTKKVFSLERIPELSEQAGRILSKLGYQNIVLKISDDDNDLTIHEQKEFDKIIVTAAASQIPPELTQQLKEGGTLVIPVGELMFQELLVVTKHNGELRKKSLGGCRFVPLK, via the coding sequence ATGAAAGATAAGTTTTCAGCACAAAGAGAAAAAATGGTCCAAAAGCAGTTAGCCAAAAGGGATATTGAAGATCCCAAAGTTTTGGATGCATTTAGGAAAGTTCCCCGGGAAGAATTTATAACAGAGTCTAAGCAGCATCAAGCATACGGGGACCATCCTTTACCAATAGGTCATGGTCAAACCATATCCCAACCTTATATTGTTGCCATGATGACACAAGCTTTAGAACCAAGTTCTCATGACATAGTCTTAGAAGTAGGTACAGGTTCTGGTTACCAAACGGCTATTTTAGCTGAGCTAACCAAAAAAGTATTTTCCCTTGAAAGAATTCCTGAGTTAAGTGAACAGGCTGGGCGTATTCTATCTAAACTAGGTTATCAAAATATTGTTTTAAAAATATCTGATGATGACAACGATCTAACAATTCATGAACAAAAAGAATTTGATAAAATAATCGTAACTGCAGCTGCCTCCCAAATTCCTCCTGAATTAACACAACAGTTAAAAGAAGGAGGAACCCTGGTGATACCAGTAGGAGAACTTATGTTTCAAGAACTACTAGTGGTCACTAAACATAATGGAGAATTAAGGAAGAAAAGTTTAGGGGGATGCAGGTTTGTTCCATTAAAGTAA
- a CDS encoding TetR/AcrR family transcriptional regulator produces the protein MVTEKFTNIEPEKQDRVITAALKEFSEHGYEKASTNRIVKQAGIGKGMLFYYFKNKKELYYYLIDYSIDYVTNEYLGHINENVVDFIERYRQIAQIKMKKYAENPHVFNFLGSIYINKDVKLPQELQKRFIDAREYGYRVLFRNVDTSLFRQDIDSDKILKLIYWTLEGYEQEILKKLEGQKLSQIDYEPYWDELDQYLDILKKVYYRQEGGKNDHFDSRQYY, from the coding sequence ATGGTGACAGAAAAATTTACCAATATAGAACCGGAAAAACAAGACCGAGTTATAACTGCTGCTTTAAAAGAGTTTTCAGAACATGGGTATGAAAAAGCTTCTACAAATCGAATAGTTAAGCAAGCGGGGATTGGCAAAGGTATGCTGTTCTACTATTTCAAGAATAAAAAGGAACTTTATTACTATTTAATTGATTATTCCATAGACTATGTGACTAATGAGTACCTCGGCCATATTAATGAAAATGTAGTTGATTTTATAGAAAGATATAGACAGATCGCACAAATAAAAATGAAAAAATATGCTGAAAATCCTCACGTTTTTAATTTTTTGGGTTCAATTTATATAAATAAAGATGTTAAATTACCACAGGAACTACAAAAGCGCTTTATTGATGCAAGAGAATATGGTTATAGAGTACTATTTAGAAATGTAGACACTTCTTTATTTCGCCAAGATATTGATTCGGATAAAATCCTAAAACTTATTTACTGGACTCTTGAGGGTTATGAACAAGAGATACTCAAGAAGTTGGAGGGCCAGAAATTATCACAAATTGATTATGAACCTTATTGGGATGAATTGGATCAGTATTTAGATATATTGAAAAAAGTTTATTATAGACAAGAGGGGGGTAAAAATGACCATTTTGATAGCAGACAATATTACTAA
- a CDS encoding ABC transporter permease, with translation MADKMYSNTGQLVRFILRRDRISIPIWLTAVILISMITAQGFVELYPTELERQAIAQTMRNPAMTAMVGPGYGLNNYTIGAMMGHQMLLFTAIAVAIMNILFIIKHTRADEEEGRIEMIRSLPVGRLSNVLSTIIVSFGINVILALCLGFGLFALGIENMELEGSLLYGAVVGVTGMIFAASTTLFAQLSANTRSTIGLSFGFLGLAYLVRAIGDVSNETLSMFSPLGWVLRSEVYVNNYWWPILLTLAAAFGIVAYSLYLNSIRDLGAGFIPARPGRRKATPFLLSPLGLGLRLQRTSIIAWAIGMLVLGASYGSVFGDLEAFFTDNEIMQQILPPGQGHTLTEQFLTLLMVVISILSTVPALMMILKLRGEENKNRTENLLTRAVSRNQLMASMLVISLFTGFIMLLLAMLGLWSAGTVVMEEPIPFYTAFNSAMVYLPAMWVMIGAAVLLIGIWPQATVLTWLYLGFSFFVVYLSGILQLPEWLAKLSPFGNIPQLPVEEMNYFSVIVMTVFALVLMIVGFKGYNNRDIQG, from the coding sequence ATGGCAGATAAAATGTATAGTAATACAGGTCAACTTGTACGTTTTATATTGCGTCGTGATCGGATTAGTATTCCAATATGGTTAACAGCAGTTATTTTAATTTCCATGATTACTGCCCAAGGTTTTGTTGAGTTATATCCAACCGAACTAGAACGACAGGCTATTGCACAAACCATGAGAAACCCTGCTATGACAGCAATGGTAGGTCCAGGTTATGGCTTAAATAATTATACTATCGGAGCTATGATGGGACATCAAATGCTACTGTTTACGGCAATTGCCGTAGCAATTATGAATATTTTATTTATTATCAAACACACCAGGGCTGACGAAGAAGAGGGTAGGATAGAAATGATTCGCTCCCTACCCGTTGGAAGGCTTTCCAATGTTTTAAGCACTATAATAGTTTCTTTTGGAATAAATGTTATTTTAGCCCTTTGTTTAGGTTTTGGACTATTTGCTTTAGGTATTGAAAATATGGAATTAGAAGGGTCACTACTATACGGGGCAGTAGTCGGGGTGACTGGGATGATTTTTGCAGCCTCTACCACTTTATTTGCCCAGTTGTCCGCAAATACCCGGAGCACGATTGGACTTTCTTTTGGATTTTTGGGTCTAGCTTATCTTGTTCGTGCTATTGGTGATGTGAGCAATGAAACCCTATCTATGTTCTCTCCTTTAGGTTGGGTGTTAAGATCAGAAGTATATGTAAATAATTACTGGTGGCCTATATTACTAACTTTAGCAGCAGCTTTTGGAATCGTAGCCTACTCCCTGTATTTAAATTCAATTAGAGATTTGGGAGCTGGTTTTATACCGGCCAGGCCAGGTAGAAGGAAGGCAACACCTTTTTTACTAAGCCCTTTAGGCCTAGGGTTGAGACTGCAACGTACTAGTATAATTGCTTGGGCTATTGGGATGCTAGTTTTAGGTGCATCTTATGGCTCTGTTTTCGGTGATTTAGAAGCCTTTTTCACTGACAATGAAATAATGCAGCAAATTCTGCCTCCCGGACAGGGTCATACTTTAACGGAACAGTTTTTGACCCTTTTAATGGTAGTGATTTCAATATTAAGTACTGTACCAGCTTTAATGATGATCTTGAAATTAAGAGGAGAAGAAAACAAGAATCGAACAGAAAATCTCTTGACTCGAGCTGTTTCACGAAATCAATTAATGGCAAGTATGTTGGTGATTTCACTTTTTACTGGCTTCATTATGCTTTTACTTGCTATGCTGGGTTTATGGTCAGCAGGAACAGTAGTAATGGAGGAGCCTATTCCATTTTATACTGCCTTTAATTCTGCCATGGTATATTTACCTGCTATGTGGGTTATGATTGGAGCAGCAGTACTACTGATTGGTATTTGGCCTCAAGCTACAGTATTAACTTGGTTGTATTTAGGTTTTTCTTTTTTCGTGGTATATCTGAGTGGTATATTACAACTTCCCGAATGGCTGGCTAAATTGTCGCCCTTTGGCAATATTCCACAACTGCCCGTAGAAGAAATGAATTATTTTAGTGTTATAGTGATGACGGTATTTGCACTTGTTTTAATGATAGTTGGATTTAAGGGATATAATAATCGAGATATACAGGGATAA
- a CDS encoding carboxypeptidase-like regulatory domain-containing protein translates to MGHEMKRVNLQAKEGEQLNVNIKVHDEKRAIIHGVVVDKDNKPIKDAVVLLFKDLNYDPCKVEPYYSTFTDDCGQFIFGPLHPDCDYTIKVWANGSCTFNLYK, encoded by the coding sequence TTGGGTCATGAAATGAAAAGGGTAAATTTACAGGCTAAAGAAGGTGAACAACTCAATGTCAATATCAAAGTTCATGATGAAAAAAGAGCTATAATCCACGGAGTCGTAGTTGATAAAGATAATAAACCGATAAAAGATGCTGTAGTATTACTTTTTAAAGACTTAAATTATGATCCTTGTAAGGTTGAACCGTACTACAGTACTTTTACAGATGATTGTGGACAGTTTATTTTTGGACCTTTACATCCCGATTGTGATTACACAATTAAGGTATGGGCTAATGGATCATGCACTTTCAACCTTTACAAGTAA
- a CDS encoding ATP-binding protein: protein MTARWKRIKGLMDELITNSFKAGATVLESKIMDEDDKHIVYVKDNGKGMSEEKLEQAKKLLDQPRRDELEEYYGELAGRTAKNSGLSIVGMMVDEFEIKSEKGQGTEIKLIIYKED from the coding sequence ATGACCGCTAGATGGAAAAGAATCAAAGGGCTTATGGACGAATTAATTACTAACTCATTTAAAGCAGGTGCTACTGTCCTAGAATCTAAAATTATGGATGAGGACGATAAACACATTGTGTACGTAAAAGATAATGGCAAGGGCATGTCTGAAGAAAAACTAGAACAAGCCAAAAAACTATTGGACCAACCTAGAAGAGATGAGTTAGAAGAATATTATGGAGAACTTGCGGGGAGAACTGCCAAAAATTCTGGCTTATCTATTGTGGGCATGATGGTAGATGAGTTTGAGATTAAGTCAGAAAAGGGACAGGGAACTGAGATAAAATTAATTATTTATAAAGAGGATTAA
- a CDS encoding ABC transporter ATP-binding protein → MTILIADNITKKFGKFTALKKVNLEVKKGEIFGFIGPNGAGKTTTIRILLGILKATEGAATIFGKDAWNDAVELHKRIAYVPGDVNLWPNLTGGEVIDLFAKLRGSLNKKRRKELIDKFNLDPSKKCRTYSKGNRQKIALISAFASDADLYILDEPTSGLDPLMERVFQECVNEAKAAGKSIFLSSHILSEVERLCDRVSIIKEGEIIEAGTLDELRHLTRTDVMVETKQAIPSTSLEGFDGVHDIQEQGNRLSFQVDSEKLGVVIKYLSQFDIIKLESAPPKLEDLFMRYYSEDRVSSDGR, encoded by the coding sequence ATGACCATTTTGATAGCAGACAATATTACTAAGAAGTTTGGGAAGTTCACTGCTCTAAAAAAGGTTAACCTGGAAGTTAAAAAAGGTGAAATATTTGGTTTCATTGGGCCGAATGGAGCGGGTAAGACTACTACAATTCGTATTTTATTGGGAATTTTAAAGGCAACTGAGGGTGCAGCTACTATTTTTGGAAAAGATGCTTGGAATGACGCAGTAGAACTGCATAAGAGAATTGCGTATGTTCCTGGTGATGTAAATTTGTGGCCGAACCTTACCGGGGGAGAAGTTATTGATTTGTTTGCCAAACTTCGAGGTTCGCTGAATAAAAAACGTCGGAAAGAATTGATTGATAAATTTAATCTAGATCCTAGTAAAAAATGTAGGACCTACTCTAAAGGCAATCGTCAGAAAATTGCTTTGATTTCTGCTTTTGCTTCAGATGCAGATTTGTATATACTTGATGAACCTACGTCAGGCTTAGATCCTTTAATGGAGCGAGTTTTTCAAGAATGTGTAAACGAAGCAAAAGCTGCTGGAAAAAGCATCTTTCTATCAAGTCATATACTATCCGAGGTTGAACGGTTATGTGATAGAGTGAGTATCATTAAAGAAGGTGAAATTATAGAAGCGGGTACTCTAGATGAACTACGTCATTTAACTAGAACTGATGTCATGGTTGAGACCAAGCAAGCTATACCATCAACATCTCTTGAAGGTTTCGATGGAGTTCATGACATTCAAGAACAGGGCAATAGACTATCTTTTCAGGTTGATTCAGAGAAATTGGGAGTTGTCATTAAATATCTTAGTCAATTTGACATAATCAAATTGGAAAGTGCTCCACCTAAATTAGAAGACTTGTTTATGCGCTATTACAGTGAAGATAGGGTGAGTTCTGATGGCAGATAA